A segment of the Lelliottia amnigena genome:
GCGTATGGCGGATAATTTCCTGATGCAGTCGGGGATGGACTTGTTTTACGCGGGATTCAGCAACGATCTCGGTCCGTTGCGCGTGTTGCGTAATGTGGGGCTGATGGCTGCGGAACGTGCGGGCGGCCTTAAGCGGCAGGCCTTGAAGTACGCCTTGGGTCTTTAAACTTTGCACTGACCCTTCCCTTTTCCCTTTGGGGAGAAGGGAAGGGGACGCACTATACGACAAAAACAAAAAAGCCCGCAGAGCGGGCTTTTTTGTGACTTATTGGCTGGGGTGCAGGGATTCGAACCCCGGAATGCTGGTATCAGAAACCAGTGCCTTACCGCTTGGCGACACCCCAATTGCGTTAAACAAAAGGGTCAACGACTTTTTAAAATTGGCTGGGGTACGAGGATTCGAACCTCGGAATGCTGGTATCAGAAACCAGAGCCTTACCGCTTGGCGATACCCCAACAATTTTTTCTGGGTGACCGACGTTAATCGATACGTCCCTAATTTGGTGGCTACGACGGGATTCGAACCTGTGACCCCATCATTATGAGTGATGTGCTCTAACCAACTGAGCTACGTAGCCGAACTGCATTCTTCGATGGCTGGGGTACCTGGATTCGAACCAGGGAATGCCGGTATCAAAAACCGGTGCCTTACCGCTTGGCGATACCCCAATAACCACGGAGAACCGCAAATCGAAGAAAATGGCTGGGGTACCTGGATTCGAACCAGGGAATGCCGGTATCAAAAACCGGTGCCTTACCGCTTGGCGATACCCCATCCGTGCAACGCTAAATGAGAATGGTGCGGGAGGCGAGACTTGAACTCGCACACCTTGCGGCGCCAGAACCTAAATCTGGTGCGTCTACCAATTTCGCCACTCCCGCAAAAAAAGATGGTGGCTACGACGGGATTCGAACCTGTGACCCCATCATTATGAGTGATGTGCTCTAACCAACTGAGCTACGTAGCCATCTTTTTTCACGCTACCTTATCGGCGTTGCGGGGCGCATTATGCGTATAGACCCTTGCAGCGTCAACACCTTTTTCAACGAAAATGGCCAGAATGTGAGTGTTTGGTTAGGTTGCGAACAGCGTGACCGAATATTCGGCAATTATTGGTTATTAATCGATTTTATTTAACGAAACACGAGCAATAAAAAAGGCCCCGAAGGGCCTGTTATTGATTGTTTGGATCATTTGTAGGCTGACTGGTGCACGCCTACAGCGCGGCCTGATGGATCGTTCATGGATTTGAACGATTCGTCCCATTCGATGGCTTTTGCAGAAGAGCAGGCCACTGACGGACCGCCTGGTACACATTCTGCAGCACTTGGCACCGGGAACAGTTCTTCGAAAATCTCACGGTACAAATAGGCTTCTTTTGAGCCTGGCGTGTTGTACGGGAAGCGGAAGCTCGCGGTTTCCAGTTGTTTATCTGAAACCTGCTTCGCTGCTACCTCTTTCAGGGTGTCGATCCAGCTGTAGCCCACGCCGTCGGAGAACTGTTCTTTCTGACGCCATGCGACGCTTGCAGGCAAATAAGATTCAAAACATTCGCGCAGAACGTGTTTTTCCATTTTGCCGTTGCCACACATTTTATCCTGCGGGTTGATCCGCATTGCCACGTCGAGGAAATTCTTATCCAAGAACGGGACGCGGGCTTCCACACCCCATGCGGACATGGCTTTGTTGGCGCGAGCGCAGTCAAACATATGCAGCGCCTGCAGTTTGCGCACCGTTTCTTCATGCAGTTCTTTGGCATTTGGTGCTTTATGGAAGTACAAGTAACCGCCGAAGACTTCGTCAGAACCTTCGCCTGACAGCACCATTTTAATGCCCATCGCCTTGATTTTACGGGACATCAAATACATCGGCGTTGACGCGCGAATGGTTGTCACGTCATACGTTTCGATGTGATAAATCACGTCGCGGATCGCGTCCAGACCTTCCTGCACGGTGAAGTGAATTTCATGGTGCACGGTGCCCAAATGGTTGGCGACTTCCTGCGCGGCTTTCAGATCCGGCGCACCTTCAAGGCCAACGGCAAAAGAGTGCAGCTGCGGCCACCAGGCTTCAGAGCGTTCTTGATCTTCTACGCGACGCGCAGCAAATTTTTTGGTGATTGCCGAGATAACAGAAGAATCCAGGCCGCCAGACAGCAGCACGCCGTAAGGAACGTCTGACATCAAATGGCTTTTCACTGCATCTTCCAGCGCTTGCGCCAGCTCGGCTTTATCGGTCACGTTATCCTTAACGGCATCGTAATCGAACCAGTCACGCTGGTAGTAAGAACGGATTTCGCCGTCTTTACTCCACAGGAAACTGCCCGCCGGGAATTCTTTGATAGTGCGGCAAACCGGTACCAGGGCTTTCATTTCAGAGGCAACATAGAAGTTGCCGTGTTCGTCGTGGCCCATATACAGCGGGATGATACCGATATGGTCACGGGCAATCAGATAGGCGTCTTTTTCGCTGTCGTACAATGCGAAGGCGAACATACCCTGCAAATCGTCGAGGAATTCCGGTCCTTTCTCCTGGTACAGCGCCAGAATCACTTCACAGTCGGAACCGGTCTGGAATGCGTAGCGATCGCCATATTCTGCACGCAACGCCTGATGGTTATAAATTTCACCGTTAACGGCCAGCGCGTGCGTTTTTTTATCGTTATACAGCGGCTGCGCGCCTGCGTTGACGTCAACAATCGACAGACGTTCGTGAGCCAGAATCGCTTTATCGCTGGCATAGACGCCGGACCAGTCCGGACCGCGATGGCGCATCAGGCGAGACAACTCAAGTGCCTTTTTACGCAGTTCGACCGCGTCAGTTTTAATATCCAGTACGCCAAAAATTGAACACATAACCTTCTCCGTTAACCCTGTTGCATTGTGATGTTGCTTGCTTATGAAAATGCCGCAAAAAGGGGGGGGCGCGCAAGGCTTTTACGGAGTAAAACGTAAAAAGTGCAATAGTGATTGCTGAATGTTGAAAAACGCACACTTAGCAGACGGTTTTATTGATGATAATTCAATTTTTTAGGGTTTTTGTTAGATGTGATTGCGTTTTTAACCGTTAGAAATGAAAAACCACGCGCTTGGGCGTGGTTGATTATCAGATAACGTCAATTTCTTCGACGGAGGGGTATATCCAGCTTGGCCGGAATGGCATGGCGTCGATGTCATCGATGGTCGACACGCCGGAAAGCACGAGGATAGTTTCAAGCCCGGCCTGGAATCCAGCCAGGATATCGGTGCGAAGGTTATCGCCAACGATCACGGTGTGCTCGGAGTGGGCCTGCATTTTGTTCAGCGCCGCGCGAATAATCCACGGGCTGGGTTTACCGACAACGAAAGGCTTGCGTCCAGAAATCTTCTCGATTCCCGCGCAGAGTGCGCCACAGGCGGGATAAAAACCGCGGCCATGGGTATCCGGGTTGGTGGCGATAAAGCGCGCGCCGTTGGCCACAAAATAAGACGCTTTATGCATCATTTCCCAGTTATAGGAACGCGTTTCACCCACGATCACAAAATCCGGATTCACATCAGTGATGGTAAATCCCGCTTTATACAGTTCGTGGATTAATGCGCCTTCACCCACGACGTAGGCTTTTTTCCCTTCCTGACGTTTCAGAAAGTCAGCGGTAGCCATCGCTGAGGTATAAAACACGCTGTCCGGCACATTCACACCGGCCGTGGCAAAACGGTTTGCCAGGTCTTGCCCAGTTTGTGACGGATAATTCGTGAGCAGTACCAGCGGCATCCCTTTTTCCATGATGCGGTTCAGAAATTCTGCTGCACCGGGCACAGCAACGTTATCGTGCATCAGCACGCCGTCAATATCACAAATCACATTCTGAATGGTCATGGACTACCTGGCATCTCGAAAAAAGAAGGGGTCACTATAAAGGGTGCTTAGCTTTCCAGCAAACGCTGGAGCAGCAGACCGTTAAGCATGGCGCGTTTGACCAGCGCAAACGCGCCAATCGCTGAGCGGTGATCAAGCGTTGAACGCACGACGGGTAAATTCTGGCGAAAGGCTTTCAGCGCCTGAGCATTAATGCAGCCTTCAATGGCCGGAAGCAGCACTTTTTCTGCTTCAGTAATTTCGCCTGCGATAACCACTTTTTGCGGGTTGAACAGGTTGATGGCGATAGCAATGGTTTTACCTAAGTGGCGACCCACCTGCTCAATCACTTCACATGCCAGGGCATCGCCTTTGTTGGCGGCTTTGCAAATGGTATGGATCTTACAATCGTCCAGCGTGAGACGGCTTTGATAACCTTGTTCAAGCAAATGCCGGACGCGGTGTTCAATGGCAGCGTTAGCCGCAACCGTTTCCAGACAGCCGAAATTGCCGCAATGGCAGCGCTCGCCGAGCGGATCGACCTGGATATGACCGATCTCACCGACGTTGCCGTTACGGCCAATGAAAATTCGCCCGTTAGAGATAATTCCGGCGCCGGTTCCCCGGTGTACCCGCACCAGAATGGAGTCTTCACAGTCCTGGCTCGCACCAAAATAGTGCTCAGCCAGCGCCAGACTACGAATATCATGGCCGACGTAACAGGTGACGTTGAAACGCTTTTCGAGCGCGCCCACCAGACCCCAGTTTTCAACCTGAATGTGCGGCATATAACGAATGACGCCGGTTTCTGGATCCACGAGCCCTGGCAAAATGACAGAGATGGCAATTAACTCACGGATTTTGCGCTGACAGTTTTCAATAAACTGCGCGATGGTGTTGAGCAACGCATGTTCAAGCGTTTCCTGAGTGCGTTCTGGAAGCGGGTAGTGCTCTTCTGCGATCACTTTGCTGCTCAAATCGTACAGAGTCAGCGTGGTGTCATGACGGCCCAGGCGCACGCCGATGGCGTGGAAATTGCGGGTTTCGGTAATGATAGAGATGGCGCGTCGGCCTCCGGTGGAGGCCTGCTGATCGACTTCTTTGATCAATCCGCGCTCAATAAGCTGACGCGTAATTTTTGTCACGCTGGCGGGAGCAAGCTGGCTCTGTTCAGCAATCTGTATGCGCGAGATCGGACCGTGCTGGTCAATCAGGCGATAAACTGCCGCACTGTTAAGTTGTTTAACGAGGTCAACATTACCGATTTGAGCTTGTCCGCCAGATGTCATACTTTTACTTACTCAGTGACGACCTCGTTACCATTAACGATGGTCTTAGTAATTTTATAATCGTGCGTGAAGGCGGTCAGGTTGGCAACCATGCCCGGCGCAATCCCGCCCAGCTGTTTGTCTACACCGATAGCACGAGCCGGATAGAGCGTTGCCATACGCAGCACTTCGTCCAGTGCGATGCCGCAATGTTCAACCAGGTTGCGTACCCCTTCGATCATGGTCAGCGCAGAGCCGCTCAGCGTACCGTTCTCATCCACACACAATCCATTACGGTAGTATATTGTTTTACCAGCAAAAATGAACTGTTCAATGTTTGCCCCTGCTGGAGCCGTCGCGTCAGTCACCAGGCACAGCTTATCGCCCTTGAGGCGTTTGGCATTGCGGATGTTGGTGTAATCCACGTGCAGGCCGTCGGCGATAATGCCGCAGTACACGTCGGGTTCATCCAGAATCGCGCCTACCAGGCCTGGTTCGCGGCCCGTAATGTACGGCATCGCGTTATACAGATGGGTGGCAAAAGTAATCCCTGCACGGAAACCGGTTTTAGCCTCTTTTAACGTGGCATTGGAGTGACCAGCCGATACCACAATGCCTGACGCCGCCAGTTTGCTGATCACGTCTGGGCCCGTCATTTCGGGGGCAAGTGTCACTTTGGTGATCACATCTGCGTTTGCGCACATAAAATCGACCAGCTCGGCATCGGGTTTACGCACGAAGCTTGGATTGTGCGTTCCTTTTTTGACGATGTTCAGCCACGGCCCTTCCAGATGCAGACCCAACGCCTGATTCGGATGTTTTGCCAGGTATTCACGCATTACGCGGATACCTTGTTTCATCAGGTCATCGCTGGTGGTGATAAGTGTGGGCAGATAGCTGGTGCAGCCTGATTTCTCATTGGCTTTCTGCATGATCTCCAGAGTGTCGACCGAAACGGCCTCTGCCGTGTCATTAAACTGCACGCCGCCGCAGCCGTTGAGCTGAACGTCGATAAAACCGGGGGAGAGTATTGCTCCATTGAGTGAGCGCTGCTCGATCCCTGGCGGCAGGTCAGCCAGTGGGCAGACACGTTCAATCAGGCCATTAGCGATAACAATCGCATGGTCATCCAGAATTTCATGGCCGGTATAAATCCGACCGTGGGTTAAAGCGTACATAACGACCCCCGGTTAAAAATGCGACCGTCTCTCTCTATTATGAAGAGACGGTAATTCAATTACAGACCTTTGATGTTTTCAGCTTCTAACTCGTTGAAGTATTTCAGCGTTTTCACTTTCAGTTCCATCGTGGATGGCTCATCGCACACGACGACGGCTTTTGGATGCAACTGCAGGCAGCTGATGGTCCACATGTGATTGACGTTGCCTTCAACGGCAGCCTGAAGCGCCTGTGCTTTCACGTTGCCCAGCACCAGAATCATCACTTCTTCCGCATCCAGCAGCGTACCCACGCCAACAGTCAGTGCATATTTAGGCACCTGACTAACATCGCCGTCGAAGAAGCGAGAGTTTGCCACGCGGGTGTCATGCGTCAGCGTTTTAATACGGGTGCGAGAAGCCAGAGAGGACGCAGGTTCGTTAAACGCAATGTGACCATCGTTACCCACGCCACCCATAAACAGGTTAATTTTGCCGTATGAGCGGATTTTTTCTTCGTACTGACGGCATTCTGCGTCAATATCAGGCGCGTTGCCATTCAGCAGGTTAATATTTTCAGCTGGGATATCAACATGATCAAAGAAATTACGGTGCATGAAGCTGTGATAGCTTTCTGGATGCTCTTTCGCCAGGCCGACATATTCGTCCATATTGAAAGTCACCACATGTTTGAAGCTAACCTGGCCCGCTTTATGCATTTCGACTAATGCTTTATACGCCGTCAGCGGCGTACCGCCGGTTGGGAGACCCAGAACGAAAGGACGATCGGCAGTCGGTTTAAACGCATTAATGCGGTTAACGATATGGCGAGCGGCCCATTTACCGACTTGTTCAGCCGTTGCCAGGGGAATCAGTCTCATTGTTCACCTCTAAGTTAAAGTAAAAAAAGTGGGCGGATGGCGCGCCTGGAGTTTTAATAAGCGTAACCTGGATCACGTCAAGCAGGGGCAATCCGTCTTGATTTTTTGAATGATAAAATAAGTTTTCCCTGTTAGCCAGTGGAAGGGAGGGTTAATAACGATATTTGGTGACAAAACTCACAAAAAGTACGCATTTAATTTGCGATACGAATTAATTTTTCACACACTCAGAATGCCAGTGATTCATCAACTGTATAGATAAGTTAGTGACACAATAAAAAACAGCTGAGAACGTGCCTTAAACGGGGTCTCAAGGGGGAAGAAAGTGAGTATTCTAGGTTATTTACAAAAGGTTGGCCGCGCACTGATGGTGCCGGTTGCCACGCTGCCAGCGGCAGCAATTCTGATGGGTGTCGGTTACTGGATTGACCCGGTTAGCTGGGGTGGAGACAACGCATTAGCGGCGCTCTTCATTAAATCGGGTTCCGCCATCATCGACAACATGTCCGTTTTGTTTGCGATTGGTGTCGCTTACGGCATGTCCAAAGATAAAGACGGTGCTGCGGCGCTGACCGGTTTTGTGGGCTTCCTCGTGTTGACCACTCTGTGTTCACCGGCGGCGGTGGCGATGATTCAGAAGATCCCAGCAGATCAGGTGCCTGCTGCGTTCGGTAAAATCAGCAACCAGTTCGTGGGTATTATGGTGGGTATTATCTCCGCTGAACTGTACAACCGCTTCAGCAGCGTAGAGTTGCCAAAAGCGCTCTCCTTCTTCAGCGGCCGTCGTCTGGTGCCGATTCTGACCTCTTTCGTGATGATCGTTGTTGCCTTCATCATGATGTACATCTGGCCGCTGATCTTTGATGGTCTGGTGAACTTTGGTGAACACATTCAGAAACTGGGCTCTGCCGGTGCGGGCGTGTATGCGTTCTTCAACCGCTTGCTGATTCCAGTCGGTCTGCATCATGCGCTGAACTCCGTATTCTGGTTTGACGTTGCGGGTATTAACGATATCCCTAACTTCCTGGGTGGCGCACAGTCCATCGAAGCGGGTAAAGCGGTTGTCGGTATCACGGGTCGTTACCAGGCGGGCTTCTTCCCGATCATGATGTTCGGTCTGCCGGGTGCGGCGCTGGCCATCTACCACTGCGCACGTCCAGAGAATAAAGCGAAAGTTCTGGGTATCATGATGGCGGGTGCGTTTGCAGCCTTCTTCACCGGTATCACCGAGCCGCTGGAATTCTCCTTCATGTTCGTTGCGCCGGTGCTGTACTTCATTCACGCCGTGCTGACCGGTATCTCTGTGTTCATCGCCGCGTCGATGCACTGGATTGCAGGTTTCGGCTTCAGCGCAGGTCTGGTGGATATGGTGCTGTCCTCTCGTAACCCGCTGGCAACCCACTGGTGGATGCTGATCCCGCAGGGTCTGGTGTTCTTCGCGATCTATTACGTGGTGTTCCGCTTCACAATCACTAAATTCAACCTGATGACTCCGGGTCGTGAACTGGCTGTTGCCGGCAGCGAAGCGGATGGTCAGGACGTGAATGTGAGTGGCAACGCAGACCAGGATGTTGCCGGTCTGGCGCGTCAGTACATCGCCGCAGTGGGCGGTTCTGATAACCTGACGGGGATTGATGCATGCATCACGCGTCTGCGCCTGAACGTGAAAGACTCCTCTCTGGTTAACGAAGCGCTGGCAAAACGCCTGGGTGCATCAGGCGTGATTCGTCTGAATAAAACCAGCGTGCAGATTATTGTTGGCTTCGTTGCAGAAAAAATCGCTAACGCAATGAAAACCACCGGTCCGGTTGCCGCATCAGAATCCGGTTCTGCTCCAGTTGCAGCGCCAGTCGCCGCCAAACCGCAGGCCGTCCCCAACGCAACCACTATCGCAGCGCTGGTTTCGCCAGTGACCGGCGACGTTGTGGCGATTGAACAGGTTCCTGACGAAGCCTTTGCCAGCAAAGCGGTGGGCGACGGTGTGGCAGTGATTCCAACCGAAAAACTCGTTGTATCACCGGCGGCCGGCACTATCGTTAAAATCTTCAACACCAACCATGCGTTCTGTCTGGAAACCGAAAAGGGTGCCGAAATCGTTGTCCATATGGGCATTGATACGGTTGCTTTGGGTGGTAAAGGCTTTACGCGTCTGGTTGAAGAGGGCGCAGAAGTGGTCGCAGGTGAGCCGATTCTGGAAATGGATCTGGACTTCCTGAACGCCCATGCGCGCTCCATGATAAGCCCGGTTGTCTGTAGCAATATCGACGACTTTAGCGGCCTGGTGATTCAGGCAAAAGGTCAGGTTGTTGCAGGCCAGACCCCGCTGTATGAGATTAAAGGCAAGTAATCGCTCCTGAGTAGAGTTCATGCCTTAAGCGGCGGGGGTTATCCTCCGCCGCTTTTTTTTGCATCAATCGCCCCCATTATTTTCCTCCTGGACGTTTTAAGGGTTGTCACTACGTCCGGCTTATAAGATCATACGCCGCTATACGTTATTTATGCCTTTGAGGAATCCACGATGAGTGAGGCTGAAGCCCGCCCGAGTAACTTTATTCGTCAGATCATCGATGAAGATCTGGCCAGTGGTAAGCACACCACGGTGCATACCCGTTTTCCGCCGGAGCCTAATGGCTACCTGCACATTGGCCATGCGAAATCCATCTGCCTGAACTTTGGCATTGCGCAAGACTATCAGGGCCAATGCAACCTGCGTTTCGATGACACCAACCCAGTAAAAGAAGACATCGAATACGTTGAGTCCATTAAAAACGATGTGCAGTGGCTAGGATTCAACTGGTCAGGCGACATTTGCTACTCTTCAGACTATTTTGATCAGCTCTTTGCCTATGCGGTTGAGCTGATCAATAAAGGCCTGGCCTACGTTGACGAACTGTCTGCTGACGAAATCCGTGAATATCGCGGCTCGCTGACTGCGCCGGGCAAAAACAGCCCATACCGCGATCGCAGCGTCGAAGAAAACCTCGCACTGTTCGAAAAAATGCGTGCCGGTGGTTTCGAAGAAGGTAAAGCGTGTCTGCGTGCCAAAATCGACATGGCATCGCCTTTCATCGTGATGCGCGATCCGGTTCTGTACCGTATCAAATTTGCCGAACACCACCAGACCGGCAACAAGTGGTGCATCTACCCGATGTACGACTTCACCCATTGCATCAGCGATGCGCTGGAAGGCATCACGCACTCTCTGTGTACGCTGGAATTCCAGGACAACCGTCGTCTGTACGACTGGGTGCTGGATAACATCACCATTCCTGTGCATCCGCGCCAGTACGAGTTCTCTCGTCTGAATCTGGAATACACCGTGATGTCTAAGCGTAAGCTGAATCTGCTGGTGACAGACAAGCACGTTGAAGGTTGGGATGACCCGCGTATGCCGACCATTTCCGGTCTGCGTCGTCGTGGTTACAGCGCCTCCTCTATCCGCGAATTCATCAAGCGTATCGGCGTGACCAAGCAAGACAACACCATCGAGATGGCGTCGCTGGAATCCTGTATTCGCGAAGATTTGAACGAAAATGCGCCGCGCGCAATGGCCGTTATCGATCCGGTTAAACTGGTTATCGAAAACTATCCGCAGGGCGAAAGCGAGCTGGTGACGATGCCTAACCATCCGAGCAAACCGGAAATGGGTAGCCGCGAAGTGCCATTCAGCGCAGAACTCTGGATCGACCGCGCCGATTTCCGCGAAGAAGCCAACAAACAGTACAAACGTCTGGTGATGGGCAAAGAAGTGCGCCTGCGCAATGCCTACGTGATCAAAGCTGAACGCGTAGAAAAGGACGCAGAAGGCAATATCACGACGATTTTCTGCAGCTATGACGCCGAAACCCTCAGCAAAGATCCGGCGGATGGCCGTAAAGTGAAAGGCGTTATTCACTGGGTCAGCGCTGCGCACGCGCTGCCGGTTGAAATTCGTCTTTACGATCGTCTGTTCAGCGTGCCGAATCCGGGCGCTGCGGAAGATTTCCTGGCGACGATCAATCCGGAATCACTGCTGATCAAACAGGGCTACGCTGAGCCGTCACTGAAAAATGCTGAAGCCGGCAAGGCTTACCAGTTTGAGCGTGAAGGCTACTTCTGTCTCGACAGCCGTTATGCAACCGCTACCAAACTGGTCTTTAACCGTACCGTAGGTCTGCGTGACACCTGGGCGAAAGCTGGCGAGTAATCCAGGTCAATGAGAGACAAACGCCGCACATTGCGGCGTTTTTTTTGCTTGTCGATCAGGCTGTTAGTATTTCATCGAAAAAAAGATGCCTAAAAATAAGGTCAATGAGCTGCTACTTATTTTATTAAATAAAATTTGATGCGCATGAGAAGAGTAAAATAAAACGATGTAATCGCTATCAATAATTATTAGTGATTGAATTTAGTTGATTTTTTAATGATAAAACCCTTCCTGATGTATATGTTACAAATCACTACCAATTATGTGCACTTCGTCATAATCCTGCATTTTGCCCACTGAAAAGCATTGATAATTCGCGTCGCGAAAAATAGTCTACAGACGGTAGTTAATTCGAGGGTATTTATAACTACCCCTGACCGTTTGGTCTTTTAGATTTTTCGCCGTTTAAGGCGCTTTAATTCGTCAAAGAGGAACAACTATGCGTACGTTTCAGTGGCAAACGTAGTGCGCTGGCGCTGGCTATTGCCGGTGTGACAGCAATGTCTGGCTTTATCGCTTCTCCGCAGGCTCAGGCAGCAGGCTTTATCGATGATTCCACGCTCACGGGCGGTATTTACTATTGGCAACGTGAACGTGACCGTAAAGACGTCACCGAAGACAAATACAAAACCAACCTGTCCCATTCTACCTGGAACGCCAATCTTGATTTCCAGTCAGGTTACGCTGCGGACATGTTCGGGCTGGATATTGCGGCGTTCACTGCCATTGAAATGGCCGAAAATGGCGACAGCGCCCACCCGAACGAAATCGCGTTCTCCTCCAGTAACAAAGCCTACAAAGAAGACTGGTCGGGTGATAAAAGCGGAATCAGCCTCTACAAAGCGGCCGCTAAATTCAAATACGGTCCGGTTTGGGCACGCGGTGGCTATATTCAGCCAACCGGTCAGACGCTGTTAGCCCCACACTGGAGCTTTATGCCAGGGACGTATCAGGGCGCTGAAGCCGGGGCAAACTTTGACTATGGCGATGCGGGCGCGTTGAGTTTCTCCTATATGTGGACCAACGAATATAAAGCGCCATGGCACCTTGAGATGGACAAGTTCTATCAGAATGACAAGAAAACCAAAGTCGAGTATCTCCACTCGTTAGGGGCGAAATATGACTTTAAAAACGATTTAGTGCTGGAAGCGGCGTTTGGTCAGGCAGAAGGATACGTGGATCAGTACTTCGCCAAAGCCAGCTATAAATTCGATATCGTTGGCGGCCCGCTGTCGACCAGTTATCAGTTCTACGGTACGCGTGACAAAGTCAGCGATGGCGGTGTGAACGATCTGTATGACGGCACGGCATGGCTTCAGGCGCTGACCTTTGGCTACAAAATCGG
Coding sequences within it:
- the glnS gene encoding glutaminyl-tRNA synthetase gives rise to the protein MSEAEARPSNFIRQIIDEDLASGKHTTVHTRFPPEPNGYLHIGHAKSICLNFGIAQDYQGQCNLRFDDTNPVKEDIEYVESIKNDVQWLGFNWSGDICYSSDYFDQLFAYAVELINKGLAYVDELSADEIREYRGSLTAPGKNSPYRDRSVEENLALFEKMRAGGFEEGKACLRAKIDMASPFIVMRDPVLYRIKFAEHHQTGNKWCIYPMYDFTHCISDALEGITHSLCTLEFQDNRRLYDWVLDNITIPVHPRQYEFSRLNLEYTVMSKRKLNLLVTDKHVEGWDDPRMPTISGLRRRGYSASSIREFIKRIGVTKQDNTIEMASLESCIREDLNENAPRAMAVIDPVKLVIENYPQGESELVTMPNHPSKPEMGSREVPFSAELWIDRADFREEANKQYKRLVMGKEVRLRNAYVIKAERVEKDAEGNITTIFCSYDAETLSKDPADGRKVKGVIHWVSAAHALPVEIRLYDRLFSVPNPGAAEDFLATINPESLLIKQGYAEPSLKNAEAGKAYQFEREGYFCLDSRYATATKLVFNRTVGLRDTWAKAGE
- a CDS encoding outer membrane porin — protein: MSGFIASPQAQAAGFIDDSTLTGGIYYWQRERDRKDVTEDKYKTNLSHSTWNANLDFQSGYAADMFGLDIAAFTAIEMAENGDSAHPNEIAFSSSNKAYKEDWSGDKSGISLYKAAAKFKYGPVWARGGYIQPTGQTLLAPHWSFMPGTYQGAEAGANFDYGDAGALSFSYMWTNEYKAPWHLEMDKFYQNDKKTKVEYLHSLGAKYDFKNDLVLEAAFGQAEGYVDQYFAKASYKFDIVGGPLSTSYQFYGTRDKVSDGGVNDLYDGTAWLQALTFGYKIGQVDLRLEGTYVKAEGQQGYFLQRMTPTYASSNGRLDIWWDNRSDFNADGEKAVFFGAMYDLKNWNLPGWAVGASYAYAWDAKPADMATPDAYYDPNYRLKESSYSLDAIYTLQDGRAKGTMFKLHFTQYDNHSDIPSYSGGYGNIFQDERDVKFMVIAPFTIF